One genomic window of Thermorudis peleae includes the following:
- a CDS encoding [LysW]-aminoadipate kinase, whose protein sequence is MLIVKLGGSAGIDPALTLDDLAALSVEQPVVFVHGANAVLDEWMRRFGKEPRLVHSSSGQVSRYTDAETMDLMLAVYAGLVNKRLVEALQARGVNAVGLTALDGRIARGLRKETIRAIENGKPKVLRGDYAGSINEIDPTLLRLLLEHGYLPVVTPPALSYHGEAINVDGDKLALQLALALQANALVILSNTPGLLANLQDPSSLIREIVVDDPESVARAMEAAQGRMKKKVEAGCRAVAAGIPQVVFADARVEHPIRRALAGEGTRLVARSTIGVNV, encoded by the coding sequence ATGCTCATCGTGAAGCTCGGCGGTAGTGCTGGCATTGATCCTGCCCTGACACTGGATGACCTTGCGGCGCTCTCTGTGGAGCAGCCGGTCGTCTTCGTCCATGGAGCCAACGCTGTGCTTGATGAATGGATGCGGCGATTTGGCAAAGAGCCGCGACTGGTTCACTCCTCGTCTGGTCAGGTCAGTCGCTATACCGATGCTGAGACGATGGACCTGATGCTCGCTGTTTACGCTGGTCTCGTCAATAAGCGACTGGTTGAAGCCCTGCAGGCGCGCGGTGTGAATGCCGTTGGGTTAACCGCGCTTGATGGTCGCATTGCCCGCGGGCTACGCAAGGAGACGATCCGGGCGATTGAAAATGGAAAGCCCAAAGTCCTGCGTGGTGACTATGCTGGCAGCATCAATGAAATCGACCCGACGTTGTTACGCTTGCTCCTTGAGCATGGCTACTTACCGGTCGTTACGCCACCAGCGCTGAGCTACCACGGTGAAGCAATTAACGTTGATGGGGACAAGCTAGCGCTCCAATTAGCACTTGCCTTGCAGGCCAATGCGCTGGTGATTCTTTCGAATACACCAGGCTTGCTCGCGAATCTGCAGGATCCCTCGTCGCTGATTCGTGAGATCGTCGTTGATGATCCCGAGAGTGTTGCACGGGCAATGGAAGCAGCTCAGGGCCGCATGAAGAAGAAAGTCGAAGCAGGGTGCCGCGCTGTTGCTGCTGGAATCCCACAGGTCGTCTTTGCTGATGCCCGTGTGGAACATCCAATTCGGCGAGCGCTCGCCGGCGAAGGCACTCGCCTTGTGGCACGCAGCACGATAGGAGTCAATGTATGA
- a CDS encoding methylated-DNA--[protein]-cysteine S-methyltransferase, with protein sequence MRLNTPHTPGRFALASTPLGWMALAASEQGIRLLAFADTAEEAEAAVHQDGNDNAFVRDDASLAAWVERIIAFLSGQQHALDEIPLDIQNGTPFQRRVWELLRAIPCGQTRTYADLARKLGQPTATRAIARACAANPIAVLVPCHRVVRSDGGLGGYRWGIERKRALLALEQQYATPSCGTGIQRMPALAGILLLCFALSLTTLE encoded by the coding sequence GTGCGTCTCAATACACCGCATACTCCCGGACGCTTCGCGCTTGCGTCGACGCCGCTCGGCTGGATGGCGCTCGCTGCGAGTGAGCAGGGAATTCGTCTGCTCGCTTTTGCTGATACTGCCGAGGAGGCCGAAGCGGCCGTTCACCAGGATGGGAATGATAATGCATTCGTACGTGATGACGCCTCCTTGGCTGCATGGGTGGAGCGGATCATCGCTTTTCTTTCAGGGCAACAGCATGCGCTTGATGAGATTCCGCTTGATATCCAGAACGGAACGCCGTTTCAGCGTCGAGTCTGGGAACTGCTCCGTGCAATTCCTTGTGGTCAGACGCGCACCTATGCTGATCTCGCTAGGAAACTGGGTCAGCCGACCGCAACCCGTGCTATCGCCCGTGCGTGTGCGGCAAATCCCATCGCCGTACTTGTTCCTTGCCATCGCGTTGTCCGATCAGACGGCGGACTCGGCGGATACCGCTGGGGAATCGAGCGCAAGCGCGCTTTGCTCGCGCTTGAGCAGCAGTATGCAACGCCAAGCTGCGGCACAGGAATACAGAGAATGCCAGCTTTAGCTGGCATTCTCTTGCTTTGCTTCGCTCTTTCGCTGACTACTCTTGAATAG
- the argC gene encoding N-acetyl-gamma-glutamyl-phosphate reductase, whose translation MALKAAILGGSGYTGGELLRLLLGHPEVEVTQVTSRNRAGKFVHTVHPNLRKRTQLKFIHPDALQPADVLFVCLPHGAVAPMIDRIRSLAPVIFDLSADFRLRDPAAYERWYGWQHPAPSLLREAVYGLPELHRAEIREANYIACPGCNATAVILGLAPLARAGVLASDLPVFAEAKVGSSGAGGEVGLSSHHPERSGVIRPYKPTGHRHAAEILQELGCADRPIQVALSVTSVEAVRGILATSYAFLSVPLTDRDLWQIYRNMYGNEPFVRIVKEASGLHRYPEPKILAGSNYCDVGWELDLSDPHHPRVVVMSAIDNLMKGAAGQAVQAMNVRFGFPETLGLEFSGLHPL comes from the coding sequence ATGGCACTGAAAGCGGCAATTCTGGGCGGATCAGGTTACACCGGTGGCGAATTACTTCGCCTTTTACTTGGACACCCTGAAGTCGAGGTCACGCAGGTAACCTCGCGGAATCGGGCAGGGAAATTTGTCCACACGGTTCACCCCAACCTCCGAAAGCGCACCCAGCTTAAATTTATTCATCCCGATGCGTTGCAACCGGCTGATGTCCTTTTTGTCTGCCTTCCGCATGGGGCGGTTGCCCCAATGATCGATCGCATCCGTTCGTTAGCGCCGGTCATTTTTGATCTTTCTGCGGATTTTCGGCTGCGCGACCCAGCAGCCTATGAGCGTTGGTACGGGTGGCAGCATCCAGCGCCGTCGCTCCTTCGGGAAGCCGTCTACGGATTGCCTGAACTCCATCGAGCTGAGATTCGTGAAGCGAACTACATCGCTTGCCCGGGCTGCAATGCAACCGCCGTCATTCTTGGCTTAGCGCCACTTGCGCGAGCTGGAGTCCTTGCTTCAGACCTCCCGGTCTTTGCTGAAGCCAAAGTGGGCTCGTCTGGGGCTGGCGGGGAAGTTGGGCTCTCAAGCCATCATCCTGAGCGCAGTGGTGTGATTCGGCCCTATAAGCCCACAGGTCATCGTCATGCTGCTGAAATCCTCCAAGAACTGGGCTGTGCTGACCGTCCGATTCAGGTTGCCCTCAGTGTGACGAGCGTTGAGGCGGTGCGCGGCATCTTGGCGACCAGCTATGCCTTTCTTTCTGTCCCGTTAACCGATCGTGATCTGTGGCAGATCTACCGCAACATGTATGGCAATGAGCCATTTGTCCGAATTGTCAAGGAGGCCTCTGGCCTGCACCGATATCCCGAGCCAAAAATCCTCGCTGGATCGAACTATTGCGATGTTGGCTGGGAGCTTGACCTAAGCGATCCTCATCACCCGCGCGTCGTCGTCATGTCTGCAATCGATAATCTCATGAAGGGGGCGGCGGGGCAAGCTGTACAAGCAATGAACGTGCGCTTTGGCTTTCCGGAAACTCTCGGCTTGGAGTTTTCAGGGCTCCACCCACTATGA
- a CDS encoding aspartate aminotransferase family protein: MTARPTDAVLAADQQLQPPLYAKRGIALVRGEGVWLWDSEGRRYLDLMSNYGVNILGHAHPRVTVAIVEQAGRLLNCHQSFANDTRAAFLEQLLAIAPAGLRRVFLSNSGTEAVEAALKFAWAVTGRRKIVAARRGYHGRTLGALAATAEKKYRDRFIGLLAEAEHVPFGDRDALAAAVDTATAAVILEPIQGEGGIFPAPPGYLAAAREITRQAGALLIFDEVQTGFRTGAWFACQHDGVSPDLLCLAKGLANGVPIGATLMTEEIASCLPSGVHGSTFGGNPLACAAGLATLQTLHDEGWIAHSADIGAYFLEQLQQLRHPLVRAVRGRGLMIGVELKLRATPVLRAMQESGVLALPATTTTLRFLPPLLLTREQVDMAVDVFAHALDAAQD; this comes from the coding sequence ATGACCGCGCGTCCAACTGATGCTGTCCTTGCAGCAGACCAGCAACTCCAACCTCCGCTGTACGCAAAGCGTGGAATTGCCCTCGTGCGGGGCGAAGGCGTGTGGCTTTGGGATAGCGAAGGACGACGCTATCTCGATCTGATGAGCAACTATGGAGTCAACATTCTCGGCCACGCGCACCCACGCGTCACTGTTGCAATCGTTGAACAAGCTGGTCGACTACTGAACTGCCATCAGTCGTTTGCTAACGATACGCGGGCCGCCTTTCTTGAGCAACTCTTGGCGATTGCTCCAGCAGGCTTGCGCCGCGTCTTCCTTTCCAACTCAGGCACAGAGGCCGTTGAGGCAGCGCTCAAGTTTGCCTGGGCAGTGACTGGACGACGCAAGATTGTTGCAGCCCGTCGTGGCTATCACGGCCGTACCCTTGGAGCCTTGGCGGCGACTGCTGAGAAGAAGTATCGCGATCGATTCATTGGCCTCCTGGCTGAAGCCGAACACGTACCATTTGGCGATCGCGATGCCCTTGCTGCCGCTGTTGATACAGCGACGGCTGCGGTGATTCTCGAGCCGATCCAAGGCGAGGGAGGGATCTTCCCTGCGCCACCGGGTTATCTTGCCGCTGCGCGCGAGATTACCCGTCAAGCCGGTGCCCTTCTCATTTTTGACGAAGTGCAGACGGGTTTTCGTACCGGGGCATGGTTTGCTTGTCAACATGATGGTGTGAGCCCTGATCTCCTCTGTCTTGCCAAGGGATTGGCCAATGGCGTGCCGATTGGTGCGACACTGATGACGGAGGAGATCGCCTCCTGCTTACCGAGCGGTGTACATGGCAGTACCTTTGGCGGTAACCCGTTGGCCTGTGCGGCTGGGCTTGCTACGTTGCAAACGCTCCATGACGAAGGCTGGATTGCCCATAGCGCTGATATCGGAGCGTACTTTCTTGAGCAGTTGCAGCAATTGCGCCATCCGCTTGTTCGTGCAGTGCGGGGGCGGGGACTCATGATCGGCGTTGAGCTGAAGCTGCGAGCCACACCTGTCTTGCGTGCCATGCAAGAGTCGGGCGTTCTTGCGCTGCCGGCAACAACGACGACGCTACGCTTTTTGCCACCATTGCTCCTTACTCGTGAACAGGTTGATATGGCCGTCGACGTCTTTGCCCACGCGCTGGACGCCGCACAGGACTAA
- the lysX gene encoding lysine biosynthesis protein LysX — protein MSSPLHIGILLSHVREEEKRLLRAFEARGALPVRLYDRSLIFDLVDPTCSAPTLDLVLDRCMAHSRGVVALRLFESMGIPTINTSQAMTIADDKVLTTRLLAQAGVPTLRTMVAFDVDSALQALDQLGYPAVIKPVTGSWGRLLARVHSPQAARSVLEHKRALGSFHHGVFYLQEYVEKPGRDLRVFVVGDDVIAASYRIANHWVTNVARGAISAPCPVTPDVAEIALRAAHVVGVEIAGIDLIETAAGLKVLEVNGGVEFKGLMQTTDHDIAGIIADYVLDRARGLRQPAVVTLDRPRATSPACSPARAS, from the coding sequence GTGAGTAGTCCGCTCCATATAGGCATACTGCTTTCCCATGTGCGCGAGGAAGAGAAACGACTTCTTCGTGCATTTGAAGCTCGCGGAGCATTGCCCGTTCGCCTCTATGACCGTTCACTCATTTTTGATCTGGTGGATCCGACCTGCAGTGCACCGACGCTTGATCTCGTTCTCGATCGCTGCATGGCGCACAGCCGCGGCGTTGTTGCTCTCCGGCTTTTTGAGTCCATGGGTATTCCAACCATCAATACGAGTCAGGCGATGACAATTGCCGATGATAAGGTGCTGACCACGCGGCTGTTGGCTCAGGCTGGGGTGCCAACGTTACGCACCATGGTCGCCTTTGACGTTGATTCTGCCCTGCAAGCGCTTGACCAGCTGGGGTATCCGGCGGTCATTAAGCCGGTGACGGGGTCGTGGGGGCGTCTTCTGGCACGGGTCCATTCTCCACAAGCCGCTCGTAGCGTCCTTGAGCACAAGCGAGCGCTTGGATCGTTTCACCACGGTGTGTTTTATCTTCAGGAATACGTCGAAAAACCCGGTCGCGATCTGCGAGTTTTTGTCGTTGGGGATGACGTCATTGCTGCGTCGTATCGTATAGCGAACCATTGGGTCACCAATGTTGCCCGTGGCGCAATCTCAGCTCCGTGTCCTGTCACACCAGACGTTGCTGAAATTGCTCTGCGGGCTGCCCATGTTGTTGGTGTTGAAATTGCTGGCATTGACCTCATCGAAACAGCTGCAGGACTGAAAGTCCTGGAGGTCAATGGTGGCGTGGAGTTCAAAGGCTTAATGCAAACGACTGACCACGATATCGCCGGAATTATTGCCGACTATGTGCTTGATCGCGCGCGGGGGCTGCGTCAACCGGCTGTTGTCACCCTTGATCGTCCGCGAGCGACATCTCCAGCATGCTCACCGGCTCGCGCCAGTTAG
- a CDS encoding acetate--CoA ligase — translation MAVELINPVVARWRREGLEDPEGFWARAAEKAFWFRPWTQTFVWEPPTFRWFVDGLTNLAYAALDVHVARGRGGHAALIAETEWGERRVFTYAQLLRQVRRIAAALRGLGIQKGDRIGIYMPTCPEAIMLMLAATRIGAMHIVVFAGFGAGALHDRLTMAGAKALFTADFTWRRGNPVRLKEIVDQALALGAESVQSVVVLRRRNDPVPMQPGRDLDWESFLALGHDQSDQVELMEANEPAFILATSGTTAKPKLAVHTHGAYQVGIRSTAEWCFALKPDDIWWSTSDIGWIVGHSHIVYAPLLIGCTTIAYEGALDYPGPETFYRIIDENRVTGIFTSPTAVRMLMKYGAEPARRYDLTSVERVVCAGEVLNPPAWEWLQKDVFADRIPVIDHWWQTETGGPVIGNPYGIAMLPIKPGSASLPLPGMDVAVMTPEGQRCGPGERGIVVIQRPFPGLTPMLWGDPERYARDYWNRIPGVYFTGDAAMVDDDGYFWFAGRADEIIKIAGHRIGTIEVETAFLRHPAVAEAGVTGRPDPVRGEVVSAFVTLKQGYTPSPELERELLETVRRELGPVVVIGELNFVRTLPKTRSGKIMRRVLKAVVLDRDPGDISTIEDEGSVEEARAAWLQLKSSLQTGGTPSSAGADGSGNA, via the coding sequence ATGGCAGTTGAACTCATTAATCCAGTGGTCGCACGTTGGCGGCGTGAGGGGTTGGAGGATCCCGAAGGCTTTTGGGCACGGGCAGCCGAGAAGGCCTTCTGGTTTCGTCCCTGGACGCAGACGTTTGTGTGGGAGCCACCGACGTTCCGCTGGTTTGTCGATGGACTGACCAATCTTGCCTACGCGGCGCTCGATGTACATGTTGCACGCGGTCGCGGTGGGCATGCGGCGCTGATTGCTGAGACAGAGTGGGGAGAGCGCCGCGTCTTCACCTATGCCCAACTCCTACGTCAGGTGCGACGAATCGCCGCGGCGCTTCGAGGCCTCGGCATCCAAAAAGGTGATCGCATCGGGATTTACATGCCGACATGCCCCGAGGCAATCATGCTCATGCTGGCCGCCACGCGTATTGGGGCAATGCACATTGTCGTCTTCGCAGGTTTTGGTGCTGGTGCGCTGCATGATCGGCTCACCATGGCCGGAGCAAAGGCGCTCTTCACGGCCGATTTCACCTGGCGACGTGGTAACCCCGTCCGGTTGAAGGAGATCGTTGACCAGGCGCTGGCGTTGGGAGCTGAGTCAGTTCAATCGGTCGTGGTGTTGCGTCGCCGAAACGATCCCGTGCCAATGCAGCCTGGACGGGATCTCGACTGGGAGTCATTCCTTGCGCTCGGTCATGACCAATCCGATCAGGTTGAACTGATGGAAGCAAACGAGCCGGCGTTTATCCTCGCCACATCGGGAACAACGGCGAAGCCAAAGCTCGCCGTCCATACCCATGGTGCCTATCAAGTCGGCATTCGGAGTACGGCGGAGTGGTGTTTTGCCCTGAAACCAGATGATATCTGGTGGTCAACATCTGATATTGGCTGGATCGTTGGCCATAGCCATATTGTCTATGCCCCGCTCTTGATTGGCTGTACAACGATTGCGTATGAAGGCGCGCTCGATTATCCCGGCCCGGAGACGTTCTACCGGATTATCGATGAAAATCGCGTCACAGGGATCTTTACCTCACCGACAGCAGTGCGAATGCTGATGAAGTATGGTGCTGAACCAGCACGACGCTACGATCTGACCTCCGTTGAGCGTGTCGTTTGCGCTGGGGAAGTGCTGAATCCGCCAGCTTGGGAGTGGCTGCAGAAGGACGTCTTTGCTGACCGTATCCCCGTTATTGACCATTGGTGGCAGACCGAAACGGGTGGGCCAGTGATTGGCAATCCCTATGGGATAGCCATGCTGCCCATTAAGCCCGGCTCGGCGAGCCTGCCACTTCCTGGCATGGATGTTGCCGTCATGACGCCCGAAGGGCAACGCTGTGGTCCTGGTGAACGGGGCATTGTTGTGATCCAGCGGCCTTTCCCAGGGTTGACACCAATGCTCTGGGGTGATCCTGAACGGTATGCGCGCGACTATTGGAACCGCATCCCCGGTGTCTACTTCACTGGTGATGCTGCCATGGTTGACGACGATGGCTATTTCTGGTTTGCTGGTCGGGCAGATGAGATTATCAAGATAGCTGGACACCGCATCGGCACGATCGAAGTTGAAACGGCATTCTTACGTCATCCAGCCGTGGCTGAAGCTGGTGTTACAGGACGCCCTGACCCGGTTCGCGGCGAAGTCGTCTCTGCGTTCGTCACGTTGAAACAAGGCTATACCCCATCGCCCGAGTTGGAGCGTGAATTGCTTGAAACAGTGCGTCGAGAGTTAGGGCCAGTCGTAGTCATTGGTGAATTGAACTTCGTCCGAACGTTACCAAAGACACGCAGTGGCAAGATCATGCGGCGTGTACTCAAGGCGGTCGTGCTTGACCGTGACCCTGGCGATATCTCGACCATTGAAGACGAGGGAAGCGTTGAAGAAGCCCGCGCGGCCTGGCTACAGTTGAAGTCATCGCTGCAAACTGGTGGGACACCGTCATCAGCAGGTGCTGACGGGAGCGGCAACGCTTAA
- a CDS encoding aldehyde dehydrogenase family protein — protein MAREYPFYCAGEWRTSPNRLEIRSPYNDELVGITYEATEQDLEDAIVAAEQAFAVTRRLQSYERAEILQKLADGLRRRQEEFARLISLESGKPIRDARVEAARGVFTLQTAVEEAKRIGGEVIPLDLMASSQGRFGITRRFPIGPIAGISPFNFPLNLALHKIAPAIASGNTIVLKPPSRDPLTMLTFAELLEEAGVPKGAVSIMPMTRAVGDRLVTDPRFKLLTFTGSPDVGWDLKARAGKKKVVLELGGNAGVIVDRTANLDVAIPRIRTGAFSYAGQVCISVQRVYVHRARWDEFVERFVAATRELKIGDPLDETTDVGPMIDNKAAQRTQDWVESAVAEGAKVLVGGKAEGRFFQPTVLVDVPKQHPVCQREVFAPVVGLWPFDDFEEALAAVNDSAYGLQAGVFTGNLEHALRAFETLEVGGVIINDIPTYRIDHMPYGGVKDSGLSREGLRYAIEDMTEPRLAVFNRVPIQE, from the coding sequence ATGGCACGCGAATATCCGTTTTACTGCGCTGGCGAGTGGCGCACATCGCCCAACCGACTTGAAATCCGCAGTCCGTATAACGACGAACTGGTCGGCATCACCTACGAAGCCACGGAGCAGGATCTCGAAGATGCCATTGTTGCAGCCGAGCAGGCCTTTGCTGTGACACGGCGCCTGCAAAGTTACGAACGGGCGGAGATCCTCCAAAAGCTGGCAGATGGGCTACGCCGGCGACAAGAAGAATTCGCCCGGCTCATTAGCCTCGAGTCGGGGAAACCGATTCGTGATGCGCGGGTTGAAGCTGCGCGTGGCGTTTTTACGTTGCAGACTGCCGTTGAAGAAGCCAAGCGCATTGGTGGCGAAGTTATTCCGCTTGACCTGATGGCAAGTTCACAAGGGCGCTTTGGCATAACGAGGCGGTTTCCGATTGGACCAATTGCTGGCATCTCACCATTTAACTTTCCCCTCAACCTTGCTCTCCATAAGATTGCGCCAGCAATCGCTTCGGGGAACACCATTGTTCTCAAGCCTCCGAGCCGTGACCCGCTCACGATGCTCACCTTCGCGGAACTCCTGGAAGAGGCAGGAGTCCCCAAGGGGGCGGTGAGCATTATGCCGATGACACGTGCGGTCGGTGATCGCCTCGTGACTGACCCACGCTTCAAGCTCCTCACCTTCACCGGTTCTCCAGATGTTGGTTGGGACTTGAAAGCCCGCGCTGGGAAAAAGAAAGTGGTGCTTGAACTGGGCGGCAACGCTGGGGTGATTGTTGATCGCACGGCAAACCTTGATGTCGCAATCCCGCGCATCCGCACTGGCGCGTTCTCCTACGCTGGCCAGGTCTGCATCTCGGTCCAGCGCGTCTATGTCCATCGAGCACGTTGGGATGAATTTGTCGAGCGGTTCGTTGCAGCTACGCGTGAGCTTAAGATTGGCGACCCGCTTGACGAGACCACTGACGTTGGGCCGATGATCGACAACAAGGCTGCCCAGCGTACACAGGATTGGGTTGAGTCAGCCGTTGCAGAAGGAGCAAAGGTGCTCGTTGGCGGCAAGGCCGAAGGCCGCTTCTTCCAGCCAACCGTCTTGGTCGATGTCCCGAAGCAGCATCCAGTCTGCCAGCGAGAAGTCTTTGCTCCGGTGGTCGGACTCTGGCCATTTGATGATTTTGAAGAAGCACTAGCAGCAGTCAACGACTCGGCCTACGGCCTGCAAGCTGGCGTCTTCACTGGCAATCTTGAACATGCGCTCCGTGCTTTTGAGACACTCGAAGTTGGCGGTGTGATTATCAACGATATTCCGACCTATCGCATTGACCACATGCCGTACGGCGGCGTGAAGGACTCGGGCCTCAGCCGCGAGGGGCTGCGCTATGCGATTGAGGACATGACTGAACCCCGCCTGGCCGTCTTCAACCGCGTGCCTATTCAAGAGTAG
- the rfbD gene encoding dTDP-4-dehydrorhamnose reductase yields the protein MATKRVVITGANGQLGQALQRTCPEWAEVIPLHRSDCDVTDPDAVAAQILPLQPAIILHCAAWTNVDACERDPLQAYRINALGVQHVAAIAQRVGAHLIMISTNYVFDGESAEPYHEFASPHPINVYGWSKLMGEEAARALCPHHTIVRTAMLYDRTSRNFVTTVLRLAREQSVLRMVYDQFGNPTFTDDLARALWTLASKGVYGTYHLVNSGHASWYDWARAIVQIADLPVAVEPIPASAYQRAARPPRNGVLTSLAAPALGITLPDWEDALRRCLRGES from the coding sequence ATGGCAACAAAACGTGTCGTGATTACCGGAGCCAATGGACAACTTGGGCAAGCACTCCAACGAACCTGCCCAGAATGGGCTGAAGTGATTCCACTCCATCGCAGTGACTGCGATGTTACGGATCCGGATGCAGTCGCCGCACAGATTTTGCCCCTCCAACCAGCCATTATCCTGCACTGTGCAGCTTGGACGAACGTCGATGCCTGTGAACGCGATCCCCTTCAGGCCTATCGCATCAACGCGCTCGGCGTCCAACACGTCGCCGCAATCGCTCAGCGCGTTGGGGCGCATCTCATCATGATCTCCACAAACTATGTGTTCGATGGCGAATCAGCGGAGCCATATCACGAATTTGCTTCCCCTCATCCCATTAATGTTTATGGTTGGAGTAAGCTCATGGGCGAAGAAGCCGCTCGCGCTCTTTGCCCACACCATACTATTGTCAGGACAGCAATGCTCTATGACCGAACAAGCCGCAACTTTGTGACGACCGTCCTGCGGCTTGCCCGTGAACAATCCGTGCTGCGCATGGTCTATGACCAGTTCGGCAACCCAACATTTACTGACGATCTGGCGCGTGCTCTTTGGACACTCGCAAGCAAGGGTGTGTATGGAACATACCATCTTGTCAATAGCGGGCACGCGTCATGGTACGACTGGGCTCGTGCAATCGTACAGATTGCCGATCTGCCTGTTGCCGTCGAGCCGATCCCAGCAAGCGCCTATCAGCGCGCTGCCCGTCCGCCGCGCAATGGTGTGCTAACCAGTCTCGCAGCGCCAGCGCTTGGCATCACACTGCCGGACTGGGAAGACGCGCTTCGTCGCTGCCTCCGTGGCGAATCTTAA
- a CDS encoding class I SAM-dependent methyltransferase yields MSAVYHVVRHNTTRWMMVVAGGIVLTGLAFRRLTPCPAWLSWVLTLPGLRRIGNAEDLATLLDLQPGMKILDAGAGPGRLSLAFARYVGPDGLVVALDCQPAMLTQLRTRADRLGISNVLPALAELGADAPLPADTFDRAVLVHVLGEIRPRQAALHELYRALKPGGMLAVVETLPDPHFLPRHRVHALAKAAGFTLVRQSGTPLAYTMLFQKPYETRDHWGGKLDQCSS; encoded by the coding sequence ATGAGTGCCGTCTATCACGTCGTGCGTCACAACACCACGCGTTGGATGATGGTAGTCGCTGGCGGCATTGTGCTTACCGGCCTTGCTTTTCGCCGTCTCACCCCGTGTCCCGCGTGGCTGAGTTGGGTGCTGACGTTGCCTGGCCTCCGGCGCATTGGAAATGCTGAAGACCTTGCAACGTTGCTCGATCTCCAGCCTGGCATGAAGATTCTCGATGCAGGCGCTGGCCCTGGGCGACTGAGCCTTGCATTTGCTCGATATGTTGGTCCCGATGGCTTGGTTGTCGCGCTCGATTGCCAGCCAGCAATGCTTACCCAGCTGCGTACACGTGCTGATCGTCTTGGTATATCGAATGTCTTGCCGGCACTTGCTGAACTCGGTGCAGATGCGCCATTGCCGGCGGATACATTTGATCGGGCAGTCTTGGTGCACGTCCTTGGTGAAATCCGTCCTCGCCAAGCAGCGTTGCATGAACTCTACCGGGCATTGAAACCTGGCGGTATGCTCGCAGTGGTTGAAACATTGCCCGATCCGCATTTTCTTCCTCGTCACAGAGTACATGCCCTTGCAAAGGCAGCGGGCTTCACGCTCGTTCGACAAAGCGGTACCCCGCTTGCCTATACCATGCTCTTCCAGAAGCCATACGAAACCCGTGATCACTGGGGAGGGAAGCTTGACCAATGCTCATCGTGA
- a CDS encoding deoxyribonuclease IV, protein MWFGAHESIAGGIDKAIERALQVGCDALQVFTKSSNQWKARPLSDAEVEAFQRRWQESGLRIVVAHDSYLINLASPDDALWEKSIAAFREELERCERLGIPYLVTHPGAYGTSSLEEGIRRIAEALNRVHAELPGYRVVTLLETTAGQGTTIGAKFEELAAITERVREPERIAYCFDTCHVFAAGYELTTPDGYAQTMAEFDNVLGLDRLRVFHLNDSKRERGSRVDRHEHIGKGKIGLEGFRQLVNDPRFQHHPALLETEKSQDLHEDRENLQVLRSLVQQVSDGQ, encoded by the coding sequence GTGTGGTTTGGGGCCCATGAATCGATCGCAGGAGGCATTGACAAAGCGATCGAACGGGCGTTGCAAGTTGGCTGTGATGCCCTCCAAGTTTTTACAAAGAGCAGCAACCAATGGAAAGCCCGCCCGCTGAGCGATGCAGAGGTTGAGGCGTTCCAACGGCGTTGGCAAGAATCGGGCTTGCGGATTGTCGTTGCCCATGATTCATATCTCATCAATCTCGCAAGTCCGGATGATGCGCTCTGGGAGAAATCGATCGCTGCCTTCCGTGAGGAGCTGGAACGCTGTGAACGGCTCGGTATTCCCTATTTAGTAACACATCCGGGTGCCTATGGGACATCGAGTTTGGAAGAAGGAATTCGGCGGATTGCTGAAGCATTGAACCGTGTCCATGCCGAACTCCCTGGCTACCGCGTTGTTACCTTGCTCGAGACAACGGCTGGCCAGGGAACGACGATTGGAGCAAAGTTTGAGGAACTTGCTGCTATCACTGAACGGGTTCGTGAGCCTGAGCGGATCGCATACTGTTTCGACACATGCCATGTTTTCGCCGCTGGTTATGAACTGACAACTCCTGATGGTTACGCGCAAACGATGGCCGAATTTGACAACGTGCTGGGGCTTGACCGGCTGCGCGTCTTTCACCTCAATGATTCCAAGCGCGAGCGTGGTTCGCGCGTTGACCGCCATGAGCATATTGGGAAAGGCAAAATCGGTCTTGAAGGCTTTCGCCAGTTAGTGAATGATCCACGCTTCCAACATCATCCAGCCCTGCTCGAGACGGAGAAGAGCCAAGACCTCCACGAGGACAGGGAGAACCTGCAGGTACTTCGATCATTAGTCCAGCAAGTGAGTGATGGGCAGTGA